CTGTATTGGCATCTCCATGGGCCAGACCTCTGGAGGAGGACAGAGCTGGAAGCTCTGTGCATGCTGTGTTAGCAGCACACTGACTGGTGTGGCCATGCCTCGCTTGgacctgtgctgtccctgctcctccccagacAGTCTGTCATGCCAAACAGCCTGAGAAAAGTCAGCAGATCAGTGACCTAACGTGTCTGCAGCACCAGGTCTAGCCTTGGACCGCCTTGTGTGGGTGAGATGCCGAGAGCCTTCTTTGCAGTGCTGGTGCTGGCTGTGTGAGGGTGTCTGCCCTGACCAAGggcattagggtttttttatgccATCCTCTGAAGTGTGAGGCCACCATGTGGGGGCTGATCACAGGGTTGATGGACCCCttggccctgctctggagcaaCCTCCCATCAGTTGGAGACCTACCTACGTTTACTTGCAGGTGTGGACATCGTAGACACGTATGCACTCCTGGCAGCTCACGTAGCAGCACCAGTGGAAGATGCAGTGACACTTCTCCTTCCGTTTCTCAGTCCTGGTGTTGTGGCCACGACCGCAGCACAGCAGGTCGCAGCCGTCGATCCCGTGGGAGGTGACATTGCATGTTCTGTCCCTTGTCCCAAAGGACCCCGTCTCTGGGTTGGGCTCGCAAAAATTGGGGGAGTTCTCATAGTAGACCAGATCCCGCTCCGTCGGCGGCTTGAAAAGAGCATACTTGGCCCTAAGAGTTTCTACCCATCCCCGAGATTCTCGGTGCTTTTCAACCACCATCTCAGAGGCGCTGTCGTATTTATCCTTCAGGTAGTCACCAATTGCCCGGAAATCAGGCTGGGCCCACCAGCAGGTCTTGACCTCGCAGCTTCCTGAGAGACCGTGGCACTTGCACTTCAGGTGCATGTGATCCAGGATGGTCTGTCCAAGGGAGAGAAAACAAGGCAGTCAGCAGCAGCTTATGATGCCCAGCATTTGCTTTCAATCACCTGCCTTTGCTACCTGGATTTAAATGTCTGATATGAGCTTGGTCTGGAAAGTGTAGGCTAGTTGTAAGTGCATGGGAGCTTTGGTGTGTGGCAGAAACATCTCTAGACAGAGATGTCGCACTAGAAAAGCAAGACAGAGGGGCAGCTGCTCTAATCATctatccaatccaatccaatctaATCCCAATGTCTGAGCCTTTCAATGGGGTCCTCCCTGTCATGTGTGTGTGGACAATCACAGCCCAGAGAAGCTGAGGGTTGGAGGATGTCTCTGACACATATGGATGTAGACTGATCCCCTTGTCCTAGCTTTGCTAACAGCCTTTCATTTTATGCCCTGAGTCTGACAGTTTGCACTAGAAAGTAAATGAAATTGTGAATCTAAGGACATGATGCTCTCTCCTCCCCAGAAACCTCCTTTGTGTGGAGCAAAATAAGCACTGATTTTTGTTAAAGTTActagagtttgggtttttttttacaggaagCTGTCAGTTGTTAACACAAGTTAAGAGATTCAAGCTTCTACCCTTCCACCTCTGCCTGCTGTGGTATGGAAAAGTGATACCTAGTGTTTGCTTCAAGCACTGTTTGAAAGGTCTCGCTGTAACATGGTTAAAGCGCGCTGGGTTTGCAAATGACCTGGAGCAGGCAGTGGCCCAGGTACCTGCTGACAgcaagaatagaatagaatatttcaacTGGAAGGGGCTGACAaccatcatctagtccaacgaaTCGCTGGGTGGGACAATGTTACGATGGGGAGCATGCAGGGAAGGAGTAGCTTGGGAGGAAGGTCCTCTTCACTGTTGACCTAGGGTCTTAGGCGATTGAGTTGGGTTTCTACGTGCTGCCTTGGGAGATGTTTGCACTGGAACCAAGGCATATTTTAGCTCTTCTTAACCCCCACCCATCTGTTTAGAGAGAGTGGAAATGCTGTGCCCCGGAAAATAATCCTAGAAAGCTCCTCCCCGGGTATTATTGTGGTTCCATTACATCAGGGGAAGCCAGATTGGGCCATCCATGCAGGATGACCACCTCTGGACCCGCTGAGCACTCACCGTCCTGCCGGCCTCGTTGTTGTGTCTGTTCATGGCTGAGCGGGCGTCCGGCCGGTTCTCTCGGGCATCTGCAAATTCCCGGGACACCAGCACGCCGAAGTCAGCATCCTCGCTGCATCCCCCCCATTTCCAGCCATCTCCTGGAGGTCCTTTGTGGTGGGAATCACAGCCGCAGATCGTGGATGTGCCCTCGGCACAGGAGCGGGTTACAGCgaaggccacccctgcagacgCGATGGCATGGACAAAAGCAGACTCTCGCGTGGCTGGGAATAAACAGAGTCCATGGGATTATCAGTTAACGtatacttttgttttccttcccagcctCCTTCAGCATCATCTAAATCTCATTAAAAAGccagaagttattttattaattttttaatgaacattttctgAATCAAGTGCTGGTGGCATCACCTTTTGAAGCACACAGGCAGGAGTACGTGGGAGAGAAGTGTGACTCCAGCTCTGTGTATCACAAGTGCAGCATTTCCCCCAAATACAACGGGTGCAGGATTTGATCCAGCACGGGTGCCGATGGTTGCACAAAATGTCAGTAAGAGCTTGAGGGGCCTTAGAAGAGAGTTACTGGAGTAATTCCTGGTCTGGAAACCCAGAGAAGGACTCCATGCCTGGTGTTAGTCCAAGGGGAGATGAAGAGCGTCATATAGGTGCTGAAATGGGGAAAGGTTTCAGATGATACAGGACAGACAATGGCAGAACAACGCCTAAGAGCAAGTAATTACTGTTAAATGTATCTAGACTAAACAATGTGTGGCTTTACAGCAATGGAATAAAACCAGCTGAGGGTGTGAAGATAACCTTGAGGTTGCTCATTAATTACTGAACAATCCTGGAGGAAATCAAAGCAGACGAAACTCAAGCCTCTTCTTTGACTCTGTAACTATTGGCACGCTCCAGGTACACAGCTGCAGTGAATGAATTTTGGCAGGCCCAAAGGAGCAAAGCTGGAGAAAGTCCTGAAAGCACTGAATGCTGAAGAAAGGGTGAAATAAATTGCCCAGGATGCCTGGGTGGACTGGGAGCTGGGAACGGGAGCATGTGTGGATCCTCTGTGctaagagagagaaaatgtttcagcagaacaaagatacctgggtgggaggtggggacaaaacagaaaatccacATGAAGATGAAGATGCAATGGGTTTGCTGAACTGGAGCATCTCTGTCCATCACCTCTTCCACCTGTGACCATGGCAGGGCAACTTTCAAGCCCTCCCCTTCCCTGGTCCTTCTGTGGGGCCCTGACCTGGACTTTGGACAGCAAGCAGCCAAAATGCACATGGGTATGGGGAAGCCACCAGAAGCCATAAAGATGTTTACATCGGCTGGATGTTATAGCCAGCTGGGTCTGAGGACAACAAGGCCAAGCAGGATGGGTGGGAAACCAGACCAGAACTGCCTGCTCTTTGCCTGGAGCCTCCAAGCTCACCTCAAGTGTCTgaagccagggagctgctgttCTTCCTCATGAACCAAAACCTCTCCAGCAGCGCTGCACGCTGCAGTACCCTCTGCCTGAGCATTGTGGCCCTTCCTTGCTCAGTGGTGGTTGCCATAAACACAAAGGACATCTTATTCAGGGTGGGTTGTTCTGGATAGAAATGACCAAAGCCCAGTGTTGAAGTGCACCTCTGAGATGGCAGCGTGGGTGGCTGCTCTGAATAGCAcaaccaaagcagcagctggcatGGAGCCATCAACACAGATTTTCTTGGCCTACTACTACCAGAGGAAACTTCTGAGATATTAGAAGCACCAAATTAACAATACTGTGAGAAGACCTAGAAGATGTAGACCTAGCTTTAGAGGATGCAAAAGGAGATCACCTTGTCCACTTAATACGGTGGCATTTTCCTACCATGAGGTCTGTGAGTTTAATGTCATGTTTTTGGGAGTCTTGCACTCTGTCTGTAAGTGGACAATAGACTGTCAAATCGGAAGGGTGTTTCCTGTATTATATATCTTGGTATTTTAACTTTTCAGGATGCTGTTGTAGAAGTTGTGACATGCTCTGAACTGAGCTTTTCTTTTCGCTGGTGCTCTGACTGATGGCTCTTCCACTGGTTTGAAAGCAGGACAATGGCTAACTGAATTTTCAACCCTGATTAAAGCCCAGCCAATTTATATCCTTTGTTCCTGTGCTCATATTGACTTTCATCTTCAAGTAGCTTTTCGTGGCCCCTGTATTTACTCTGTGGTGCTTGCAGAGAGCAAAACTTCCATTTTACTGTGCTCGAAGAGCCATATTTGTTAAGTCTTTCCATAAAATATTGTCCATTACACTCATCAGCCTGGCTGCCCATCTCTGCATCTGTTCCTGGGTTTGGTTCCTCTCTCCAGAAGGGTGAACAGAAGCAAACGCTCCCTTCCAGCTAAGAACTGACTGGGGCTGAAGGAGAGCAAGTCCTACCACAGCTCAGAACAGCTCAGAAATATCTCCTGCATTAGGACACAGACAGGCAAGTCCCCTGTGTGTTTCCCTGTTCAGCACAGTGACAAAAACTTTGGTCCCTGGACTTGAAGTCTGGGTTCTTGCAGTAGCAACCTGACTgttcagctgcagagctctgcttaggatgtttttaaagctttcttgttgttttttttttccagtattttgtaAAGCAGACAGTGTTGTACTATTTCTACTCATTTTGAAATCAACAGGAGTTTGACCATTGACTTCAATGAAGCTGTACTAAATACAGGCTTTCCCAAGCACAGTCAAAATAATATCTCACTCTCAACTTTCTCCTTGGGGACATCTTTTGGTTCAGAGCCCCTCTGGTATGCCACAGTCTGCGTAAGTACAGCACCCTGGTGAATGACACTGGAGTGTTTTAACCCTACTTGCCATCTTACAAAGTTGGAGACTTTAGGTCTCTCAATTCAGAGTAGATGTTGGAGTCAATCCAACCTCACACCCAATGTGCAGGAGACCAGGGAGGTGCTGAAGGCAGGTGGTCAGGGGCCGCAGTGTCTGGGGTACCATTGCTGGTGGACGGTGCCCCTGGGTGCACTGCAGGAGGTGTTTCCAGCTGCCTCATAGGTGTAGCTTGATCGAATGATCAGGACAGTCATCAGTGGATGTGGGATGAAGCCAGAATTTTCTGCTGGCTCAGACCAACGATGACCTTGGAGACCATCCCCTCCTTCCAGAGGAGGAGCCAGGAACCGTCTTCTCAGCTGCCCCATGCATCCCTCACCTGCTCTTGCCTCGTGCCCTCGGGAGGTCTTCGCTGCATTGGGTCTTGCTCCTTGGCCTGCAGTCTTCGCTGCAGAGGTGGGGTCTAGCATCCAAAAATCAGGCATCTCAAACTGAGCTAATTTCACCCCGTGCAGGCAATCGAAAGAGGCAGTTTGTGGGTATGTCCCAGCTGCAGAAACGCACgtctctcctctgctgcagcatggggaACGCGGATCTAGGTGCCAAACATGATCCTAAACCAGGGCTTCTCAGTCCTATTTGCTGGTGGGACCGCGCTGtggttttcactttcttttgatttaaactcttccctccctgcccttcccacctCTGATATGCCAGCAGAGATCCAGCCTCTACCTACCGAGGTTTTCCTTAGATATCTCCCACCAGCCGCTTATACTGGGACCACTGGGGGCTACGGTCCACCAGTTGAAGATCACTGCTCCAACTGGAGTGTTTCAGCCTGACAAAGGCTATTTGGGTGGCCTGTGATCTAAAGCAGATCAGATTAGAGCAGCTAGCAAGCCCTTCTGGCCTCAGACCAGGACAGCtcgggggcagagggggaggacACGAGCCGCTTTCCTTGCTGACGTCCCTTCGCTTTccatcctggggggggggggggatgttgaAAAAGCGATGGGCACGGGATGGAGAGTCGCTGCATGTTTTGTAAGTCTCTAAGTCCCTGTACAGATGGGGATGCTGGGATGGGAGCCGAGCCGGGGCTGGCGCTGCCGCGGCCAGGCAGAGGTGCGATGCAAGCCGCCCCAGGGGCTGCACCCCTCTcgcagctgccccccagcaccccccgcgcCCCCACGCCTGCCCGGCGAGCTCTCTGCACgatgccggggcgggggggagcgagcTGCAAACACAAACGCCTCGTCTTGAAATTCTCCCCTGGGTCTGGGCGAGGAGCCGGGAGAATTTCCCAGAGATGAAATGCGGGAGCAGCGTTCCCAGAACCAGGGGAGGGGCTGGCGAGGGAGGATTAGAGCCGTCTTGACAGTGCACCACTGCGACTGTCTCCCAGCCAGGCCCGTTACCTGCTGGGACACTCAATTTGCCATTGTTCCCGTGGTGTCACACTGTATTACCAGCATAATGCAGAATGTTTCCGCCGGCCAGCGTACCCACGGCACAGAGCACTGGCATTCCCCAGGAGCACCTCGTAGCAACGGGGCAATGTTCCCCTGTCCTGCCGTCACCCTCCAATCCCGCCAGCCCGGCTGGGAAATCCCTATTGatggctctccccagccccccgccaccGGATCAGAATGGCTAAAGGGCGTGTGAATGCTGCAGCAATTTGAAACGACTGCAGCGCTGGGATGGTATCGCTCGCCCTGCCTCACAGTAGGGGAGGAAGCTTAGCTCTTTCTCATCGGTATaagcttatttttctctctccctctctcctttccctccccctccctttaAGCTGTTGAGTTTATATCAAGACGGCCCCTGATCCCACACACCCCTGTTTAGATGCAAATGACTGCAAGTGTCATGGCTGAGAAAAGCCATGGGTTATCTTGGTGCGGGTCTGCCTTTTCACAGCTCGTGTCAGGGGCTTAGCCGAACACACAAGGACCTCCAAAGGCAGCCCGGGCCCAGCTGCCTTTTCTGCACCTGGCCCCGCAGCCGTCACGCTCCTTGCAGCCACGCACGGTGAGATGCTGCCCTGGCTGGCACCGCCAGCAAAAGGCTTGAGGAGGACCTTTCTGGAGAACTCGTGGCATCTTCCTGGAGAGGGAGAGCGGCAAAGGGCAGCCGCGCTGCGAGGAGGCAGGGGGAAGAGCGGTTCTGCCGTTGCTCAAGATGTGGGGAAATGTATGAGCTTGCTAGGGCTCCTGCCAAACTCACTCCTGCAGATCCAGTCCTGCCTGCGGCTCAGAGACCTCTTCTCCATCCCAGGAGTCCGTCTCCAGATGCCTGTGGGGCGTTCCTGCCTCGTGCACTCACAACCAGCTCTTTCTGGCCACTGTACTTTAACCAAAATCCCAGACTTTGTCACTAATGCAGAGAACGGTAGTTGCTCGccctcccagagcagcaggaagTCACCTGGCTGTTGGCTCAACCTTGGCTTTGGGGTAGGACTTGGCTGGAAGAGACATtgtcttttaataaaaactgaccttattttaaaaagaaaagggaggaagaagaaagagggggGAAAGCAGGTTTTTCTTCCCACCTTGTCCCAGACTGCACACCTGCAGTATAAATCATCTTGGAGAATTTGCTTGTAAAAACATGATCTTACCCCACATTctggggttggtttttgttgtttggtttttttcttttcatagccCAGGttagaaaaaaagacatgcaaaaaagaaaacttgcaggAAGATAATCAGTGGCCCTAGGAAACCAAAGCCTCGCCAGCTGTGGCTGCCACATGTTTTATGGCAAAAACCTCGTGAGTCTGAATTTTGGGTAGGGCACATGGGAGGAAATGGGGTTGGGCTAGGCAGAGCCCCTAGCCAGGGTCGGTGTTCAGCAGCGCCCAAATGGGAGCACTTCAGTCCCCCAGGGGTTTTGCTGTGCTGTATTTGCTGTTTATTGCTCTGCTGTGAATTTGAAGCCGTGCAAGAGACTGTGAGAGGAGAGATGAGAGTTGTATGATGAAGCTGGGAAGAGAAGTGAGATGGGGATGTGATGGGGGGCTGTGGGAGGACCTGGGGGCAGGAATCTCTTGGGCTATTTCAGGGagggctgccctgtgctcccacactgaCGCCAGCCCTCGAAGCCTGGATGATGTGCCCAGAAAGAGGAACCAAAGAGGCTTGAACGTGTGTGCCGCGAGAGGGTCTGCACAGCCGAACCACAGCAAACGGCTCCCTCGTTTTCCCACAGTATATTGCTCTTCCGACTAAGCTCTGCTTGAATGGAAGCAACTGTGATTAACATTTTTGCAgctcctttaaaatgaaattatcttcAATTTCTTTTCAAGCTGTATTAGAAATGATTTTCCATGCTATTGTAATGAGAACTACACCTTTGAAGTTTTTTCCAAAGTAGCTTCAATCTACCTAAGGGAGTAGTAGATGAGATTAACCTAAATGTTGCTCTTTGATACTTAGAGGTGATTTCATCCAGGTAGTTATCATAGCTTAAATACTGACTATTTTGGGCTTAGTATTTAATGCCTATTGGCCTAATGCACAGTGCAAACCACGATAGTGACTGTCGTCTTAGTTTGAGCCTTGCTATTAATTAATGATTCTTAGTTTGTGGGGTTACAGCCCTCCATGTGTCCTGGAAGCCAACGAGGAGTGAACACAGCAACAGCTGCCACAGATGCTCAGGGCTTGGCCAGACGTAAACCACACGGCCGGCAATGATCACAGATATCAGTTCCAGGTTAGGGGCTCAAAACTCTTGATTGCTGCATCTAAGGAAGATGGGACAACAGCCTGGGAGAAGGCGATGCTATGAAGGCAACGGAAGTGTCCAGCGACCCTATCCACAGCCCCCTCGGCAGGGACGAGTGGTGTTGGTCCCCAGATTCATCACAGCTAACGAGATCTATCAGGGCAGGACAAAAGCCTTTTTATTGCCAACATTATCTCTTCCTTCAGCTGAGAAAGCAGTGGCTGAAAAGGTTATGCTTTTCTCTGCGACTATTCCTGCTGCAAACTGGCAATCGCAAAGGATTTCCTAGTGTTACTCGTTGCTACATAGATGAAATGAGCCCCATCCCATCTCCGCTCATTAATTCTCAAGGCAGCAGTGAAAAGACAttagcacatttaaaaaatgtaaataataaccACAATCAAATGGGTTGGACTTTGATGTATCGTTATTTGCAGAtgatactgtttatttttaactgttctaCTTACAGGTTAGTGAGACAcgagaataaatacatttttcaagctAATTGCCTGGCAGTACTGTCTAGAAAACTATTGATGCGTCATGGTTTGATCAGGAAAGCTGTATAACAAATATGCTCGATAATTCTTCTCCATCTGTCAGAAGAGTTTCAGAGCTATGGGTGATATTTTACTTTGTCAGCTTGGAGTGCCCAGAAATGTTGAGGCATGTCCACACGTGAGGTTTTGCTCTAGTCCCTGCAGCCGAAAGAATCTTAACATATTCTTCATAAATGCAAAGTTCAGTTTGCTCATTACAGGAGGATGGTTCAAATCcaatttttaagtgctttcatGCTGACAGAAATGGTGGTGAGAGATTTTCAGTGCCTGAATGCTATAACAGTTCTTTCATAACATGTTTAAAATTTTTATGAGAGTTTTTTATGAtagtttttaagaaaattaaaactttctgaTCTTGTAAGCGCTGAAGTTTAGGACGTGCTTTTATTGGCAGCAAGTTATAGTGTGGCAAACCTTGGTAACAAGTTATTTGTTAGTAAATAAAGCAGCTACCCCAAAATACATAGTGGCAAAACAGAGAGGAATTGAGTCTCATGGTCCCTATTAGCACTCTAAAATGACTTTACAATCCTGATTTCTGCAAACAATTGCACTTTAGCCCAAATgaataattttcactgaaatatacTGCTGATGTTTCAGGAAACTGTACCATTATTGGAAGGCTGAAGCTTGAAAAAAATATCATGAACTGTTTATATGCAGAATATTACAGCTTTGTAAGAACGATTCACCAGGGGATATGCACACTCCAGGAGACTATTGGGAAATAGTCTAATGTTCGAGCTTTCAACCCCGATTTCTCCAATTTCTTAAAGGCCGTACCATAAGATTCCCATTTCcaaagcatcacttttttttcaataaagagaCTTCATTGGACTACAAAGACTCAGTGCTTGTTGATACCAATGAAGCTGGAAATGGTTTTGGTTGCGTTTATGAAGCTGTGAAACCAAGATGTGCAGATGTCCCTTGTGCTAAACTTGACATGGAGTCAGTGAAAGGCATGTGGTGGACACCATGGCTTTCATTCCACCCTTCTTGCATTTGACCAGCTGCCTTCAGAAAGGCATTTCTAGTTTGATCCTAACAGGCAGGATCCTGGTACGAGCAGAGTCCTGTGAACGTCCAAACGTAGAGCCCCTTCTCCCTGGAAATGGAGAAGAAGGCATAACGAGAAACCTCCCGGAGGTCTGCAAACTGGTGGTCGTGGCATGGACAGTGCAGGTATGTTTGGAGTCAGACGGTGCATGGGAGCAGCTCTGAGTCCCCACGGCCTGCAGGCtcttggggaaggggaagagaaggctaCACCCTGGACCAGCTGCTGCCCCAAGCAGGCAGTGCTTTGTTTCTACCTGGAGGAGCTCAGTGCATCAAATTTTTGGGCAAGGTTCCTCTAGAAGGAGCAAAGCCACAGGTGTGAGTTGCCCCTGGTGACTTCCATGTGTCATTCCCTTTCGTCACCAGTGCCAACGTACAAAGTtgtgggatgggatggaggggaggggagtTTTTTATCCACCATATGGTTCAGTTTCATGGGAATGCTTTTTAATCTAAGGTCTTGGTTTGCTAACTGGACATCTTGGTTTGCTAACTGTATATCTGCCACCAAAGTTCTCcagcaccctcctttcaggccaTATTTGGCTGCAGGCTAGGGTTACAGGTGCTCAGCTGTCCTGGGGCCCAACCTCTCACTTTTCTCAGTGTAATGCCCAGGCTGTGACCTCAGTGGGAATCCCAACTTTATCGTGTCTCATCAATGTGCTTCCAGGGTGCCAGATCTGTGCCAGTGGGTCTAGAAAGGTGGCCTTTCAGGAGAAGGTGATGCACATGTgtttggagagaggagagagaaaatatgtttattttccccccttttgttcTGAGCCCTGGCTGTTTTGGGCTCATCTGTGAAAAGATATTCTGAAATCCCAACTAAGCTTGGTCAGGATTTCAACCACGGCTTCTCAGTGGCAGGGGAAAATCCTGCCCACTGGCCTCCTGGGGTAGACAGTGCATGCTGCAAAGGGCCTGTCTTGACCCCAAGGAACTTGACCACAACCCCCCTCCATGAATTTTCATGTGGGTCTGCTGGACCCTGTTGTTTGGATGCACTGCATGCCCGGGCAGGGAGGATGGAGGCCATGATTCCAGAACATGTGAGCATGCTAGACCTTCCCCTTCCTGTCCTTCATCTTACTGTGAGCTCCTGGGATGGGAACAGACCCTTCCCTCATTACCTCTCTCgaaaaaagaaattggagaaATTAGGGTTGAAAGCTAGGACATCAGACTCTTTCCTCAATGTGTTCCCAGTAGGACATTTGGCATGGGGTGTCCAAAAGCCAAGTGGAGACGTGGCAGCTCTACCCACCCTGGCAAACCCATTCCCCTACAACCCCCCGGCTTCGCTGTTTACCTTTGTCCAGGACTGGCCCAAAGATGGCCAGGCTGTCGTCGATGGTGGTGCAGTTCCAGCGGCGGCCCCGGAACTGGTGCTGGCACTCCTGAATACCCAGCTTCACCCCCTCGGCCACGCTGGGCATGATCTCAATGTAGTTGCGGCAGAAGCGGAGCTGCTTGGGGACGAGGCCGGGGATGGAGCCGCAGAGGATGGGCTGGGACCCCAGGGAGCTGTACTGCTGACCTAGCGCAAGGGACCTGCAAGAGACAGAGGACAGCGTGAGGGTTGGGAAACCAGCTGGCACTGCCCCCATGACCATCCCAGGGGGAATTTGATGAGCCAAGGTGAACCAATAGTTCACGGAGACAAAGTACTGAAAAAGAGGGATTTCATAAGAAAACAAGAGACTTCGTACTGAATAGCAGTGATGTCATCTTCACACCTGAAGACACCCTGGTCCTTTGTGGGCACAGAGGAAGGGACTCAGCTCCCTACATGGAGGCACCTAGAGCCATTCAGTGTACTCCCAAGTATCTGAGACATCCCCATGGGGCTGGTGGATCTGACAAAAGACCTGCAAGGAGCTGTATCTGGGGGAGCAACACCTGGAGGCTGGGGTGTCTCAGCTGTCAGGAGACACTGACGTGAGAGCTTCTGAATTGTGGTCAAGGCGGGAAGTGTCCTGTCCAATGCCAAGTTCATCAGCAGAGGGATCGCCGTTTACTGGAGGGGGGCTGCTCTGGGGTCAGGCACGTCAATGCCACATGTCACAGGCTGTCTTGACACCTGTGCAGATGGTCCCAGCAGAGACTGAACCACCACGGTTCCACCCTGATGGACGTCA
The nucleotide sequence above comes from Mycteria americana isolate JAX WOST 10 ecotype Jacksonville Zoo and Gardens chromosome 22, USCA_MyAme_1.0, whole genome shotgun sequence. Encoded proteins:
- the WNT3 gene encoding proto-oncogene Wnt-3, coding for MDYHLLGLILSFLFNGTKVLAGYPIWWSLALGQQYSSLGSQPILCGSIPGLVPKQLRFCRNYIEIMPSVAEGVKLGIQECQHQFRGRRWNCTTIDDSLAIFGPVLDKATRESAFVHAIASAGVAFAVTRSCAEGTSTICGCDSHHKGPPGDGWKWGGCSEDADFGVLVSREFADARENRPDARSAMNRHNNEAGRTTILDHMHLKCKCHGLSGSCEVKTCWWAQPDFRAIGDYLKDKYDSASEMVVEKHRESRGWVETLRAKYALFKPPTERDLVYYENSPNFCEPNPETGSFGTRDRTCNVTSHGIDGCDLLCCGRGHNTRTEKRKEKCHCIFHWCCYVSCQECIRVYDVHTCK